The DNA sequence CGCCTGATCCGCCATTACGGTCTTCATTCCGACGACTATGATGTTGCAAAGCAGGGATGGAAGTATACGCTGAAAAGCGGCCGGGTCCTCGAATTCATCCCGACCTCCTTTCTGCATGCGCCCGGTGCAATCGCCACCTATGATGCCAGGACCCGGACCCTTTTTTCCGGCGATCTCTTCGGCGCGATTGGCCGGGAATGGTCCCTCTTTGCCGATGAGGAATTTATCGCCCCCATGGAGGAATTCCACCGCCTCTACATGCCTTCGAAGAAAATTCTGCGATCCTGCATGAACCGGCTGGAAGGGTACGCCATCGACCGGATCCTTCCCCAGCACGGATCAATCCTCGAAGGCGAACAGGTCAAAACGGCCACCGCCCGTCTTCGGGAACTGGAGTGCGGCATAGATCTTTCCGTGGAAGAACCATGATGAAGTCGTAAAAAGTCGTTTTCCGGATTCCGTTCATGGTTCGACAGGCTTCCGAGCATGGTGAGCTTGCCGAACCACACGAACGGAATCAATAACTTACACCGTTCGCACTGAGCCTGTCGAAGGGCTTCGTGACTTTTTACGAGACCATCAACCATGAAACACTACGACAAGGAGATCGTCCGGACGAGCGACCGGCAATTAACGGAGATCCTGACCATCAACAAGGAGCTCACGGAAAAATCGCTCCGGATGCGGTGTCTCTCCTATCTCGCGGAAGTGAAATCCGAACTCCTGACCCAGACCGTCTATGAGATCGGCCGGAGCAAGAAAATCCTGCAGCAGATCAACCTTGATCTCACCTCCTCCCATACGACCCTGAAACACC is a window from the Deltaproteobacteria bacterium genome containing:
- a CDS encoding diguanylate cyclase, producing RLIRHYGLHSDDYDVAKQGWKYTLKSGRVLEFIPTSFLHAPGAIATYDARTRTLFSGDLFGAIGREWSLFADEEFIAPMEEFHRLYMPSKKILRSCMNRLEGYAIDRILPQHGSILEGEQVKTATARLRELECGIDLSVEEP